The following coding sequences are from one Daphnia pulex isolate KAP4 chromosome 11, ASM2113471v1 window:
- the LOC124207313 gene encoding DNA-directed RNA polymerase II subunit RPB11-like produces the protein MNAPPSFESFLLFEGEKKIIVEQDTKVPNAAIFTVNKEDHTLGNMIRCQLLKDPNVLFAGYKQPHPLEHKFILRIQSTPAYSPQDALMNAITDLISELSLLEERFRDAVREKREGLE, from the exons ATGAACGCACCACCGTCATTCGAatcctttcttttgtttgaaggagagaaaaa AATCATCGTTGAACAGGACACTAAAGTTCCCAACGCAGCTATCTTCACCGTAAACAAGGAAGATCATACTCTGGGAAACATGATTCGatg CCAGCTTCTGAAAGATCCCAATGTGCTATTTGCTGGATACAAACAACCACATCCATTGGAGCATAAATTCATTCTACGTATTCAGAGTACACCTGCCTATTCTCCTCAGGATGCATTGATGAATGCCATCACAGATTTGATTTCAGAGCTGTCGCTTCTTGAAGAACGATTCCGC GATGCCGTACGAGAAAAGCGAGAAGGCTTAGAATAG
- the LOC124207299 gene encoding mitogen-activated protein kinase 1-like, translated as MAAEGKIEIIRGQNFECGPRYTNLAYIGEGAYGMVVSAYDNLTKTKVAIKKISPFEHQTYCQRTLREIKILTRFKHENIIDIRDIIRSVDIDQMKDVYIVQCLMETDLYKLLKTQRLSNDHICYFLYQILRGLKYIHSANVLHRDLKPSNLLLNTTCDLKICDFGLARVADPDHDHTGFLTEYVATRWYRAPEIMLNSKGYTKSIDIWSVGCILAEMLSNRPIFPGKHYLDQLNHILGVLGSPTPDDLQCIINEKARSYLQSLPYKPKVPWTKLYPNADPKALDLLDKMLTFNPHKRIVVEDALAHPYLEQYYDPADEPIAEEPFKFEMELDDLPKEKLKELIYEETIMFKERMDREQPMGV; from the exons ATGGCCGCcgaaggaaaaatagaaattattcGCGGGCAGAATTTCGAATGTGGCCCCCGATACACTAATTTGGCTTATATTGGAGAAGGAGCTTACGGCATGGTTGT GTCTGCTTATGATAATCTGACCAAAACCAAAGTTGCcataaagaaaatttcaccATTTGAGCATCAGACCTACTGTCAACGCACACTGagagaaatcaaaatcttGACTCGCTTCAAGcatgaaaat ATCATCGACATACGGGACATCATTCGTTCTGTTGACATCGACCAAATGAAGGATGTTTACATAGTCCAGTGTCTAATGGAAACTGACTTGTACAAACTTCTGAAAACCCAG AGGTTGAGCAATGACCACATATGTTACTTTCTCTACCAAATCTTGCGTGGTCTCAAGTACATTCATTCTGCTAATGTTCTTCACCGTGATTTGAAACCATCAAACCTACTTCTAAATACTACATGTGATCTCAAG ATTTGTGACTTTGGCCTTGCAAGAGTAGCCGATCCAGATCACGATCATACTGGTTTCCTGACAGAGTATGTCGCCACACGCTGGTATCGAGCGCCAGAAATTATGCTTAATTCAAAG GGCTACACAAAATCGATTGATATCTGGTCTGTTGGATGTATCTTGGCGGAGATGCTTTCAAACCGACCCATTTTCCCCGGAAAACATTATCTAGATCAACTTAACCATATTCTCGGAGTCCTTGGATCACCGACACCAGACGATCTCCAGTGtataatcaatgaaaaa gcacGGAGTTATTTGCAATCACTTCCCTACAAACCCAAAGTACCATGGACGAAACTTTACCCCAATGCCGACCCCAAAGCTCTGGATTTACTGGACAAGATGTTGACGTTCAACCCACACAAACGAATTGTTGTGGAGGACGCGTTGGCTCACCCTTACTTGGAGCAGTACTATGACCCAGCCGATGAG CCCATAGCGGAGGAaccattcaaatttgaaatggaattggatgatttgccaaaagaaaaattgaaggaGTTGATTTATGAAGAAACGATCATGTTCAAAGAACGCATGGATCGAGAACAACCAATGGGCGTTTGA
- the LOC124207303 gene encoding putative tricarboxylate transport protein, mitochondrial, with translation MDRVKNERRPSVFPNRPWMMSLGAAAAGGEGNKGLKGIVAGGITGGIEICITFPTEFVKTQLQLDEKGGKRKYDGIADCVKKTVRNHGFFGLYRGLSVLLYGSIPKSAVRFGAFEEFKKRSVDANGNLSPGKRLLCGLGAGVAEAIFAVTPMETVKVKFINDQRSAKPQFKGFYHGVRTIIKNEGIRGTYQGLTATIMKQGSNQAIRFYVMETCKDWYRGGDSKKTVPKLVVGAFGAVAGAASVFGNTPIDVVKTRMQGLEASKYKNTMDCFIQIWKNEGPRAFYKGTVPRMGRVCLDVAITFMIYDSFMDLFSKMWK, from the exons ATGGATCGCGTAAAAAATGAACGTCGGCCATCAGTTTTCCCAAATCGACCATGGATGATGAGTCTtggagcagctgctgctggtggagaAGGAAATAAGGGGTTAAAAGGCATTGTGGCAG GTGGAATCACTGGtggaattgaaatttgcaTTACATTTCCAACTGAGTTTGTCAAAACCCAATTGCAGCTGGATGAAAAGGGTGGAAAGCGAAAATACGATGGAATCGCTGATTGCGTCAAGAAaacagttcgcaatcatggatTCTTCGGGCTTTATCGTGGACTCTCAGTTCTTCTCTATGGCTCCATTCCAAAATCGGCCGTTAG aTTCGGAGCTTTCGAAGAGTTTAAAAAGCGCAGTGTCGATGCCAACGGAAATTTATCACCTGGTAAACGTCTGCTGTGTGGTTTGGGCGCTGGTGTGGCAGAAGCCATTTTCGCCGTGACGCCCATGGAGACAGTTAAGGTCAAATTCATCAACGATCAACGATCTGCCAAACCCCAGTTCAAAGGTTTCTATCATGGTGTAAGAACAATCATCAAAAATGAAG GCATCCGAGGAACCTACCAAGGTCTGACGGCTACGATCATGAAGCAAGGGTCCAATCAAGCCATCCGCTTCTACGTGATGGAAACGTGTAAAGACTGGTATCGTGGTGGTGACTCGAAAAAAACTGTGCCAAAACTCGTAGTGGGTGCTTTTGGTGCCGTCGCTGGAGCTGCGTCCGTTTTTGGCAACACACCGATAGACGTCGTCAAGACCCGCATGCAG GGTCTAGAAGCTTCCAAGTACAAAAATACCATGGATTGCTTCATCCAAATTTGGAAGAATGAAGGTCCAAGAGC tttttaCAAGGGAACGGTTCCACGAATGGGCCGCGTCTGCCTGGATGTAGCAATCACTTTCATGATTTACGACTCATTCATGGATCTTTTCTCAAAAATGTGGAAGTAA